From the genome of Natrinema marinum:
GATCTCGTTCAGTTTCCGCAGGAGCTGGCCGCGGTACTCCTCGTCGCTGGTGACGCCTTTGAGTTCCAAGACGTTGCGCTCGAGTTTGTCCAGCGCGACGCGGAACGAGTTCTCGGCGCCGTAGCCCTCGCCGGTGCCGGCGACCTGGCCCTGATTGGTGCGCAGGCGGATCTGACACTGAACCAGCGGGGTGCCACGGAGCTTCTCGTTGTGTTCGTGGAAGCGAACGTGGGCGTGCATCACCTGCATGTCGGCGTACTTGTCCGCGACCTCCTCGACGCCCTGAACGATCGACTCCCGGCTGATGGTGTCGAGCATCGAGATGTTCGTGATCTGGACGTCCATGTGCTCCTCTTCGGTGAACGTCAGCGCGCGCAGGACGTCCGTCTTCGTGATGACGCCGATGACGATCCGATCGTCGTCGTCCGGCGTGACCATCAGCCCCGCGAAGTCCTGCTCGAGCATCGCCTCGACGGCCTCCTTCGCGGTCGCCTCGAGGGTGATCGTCTCGACGGGGCTGTTCATGATGTCGTAGACCGGTACGTCGAGCATCCGCTGGCTGTCGCCGACCCGGTCGCCGGTCGTCGTCGAGTTGCTCTTCCGGATGACGAAGTCGGCGATGTCGTGGGTCGTCACGACGCCGGAGAGGTAGCCGTTCTCGTTCATGACCGGCAGCCGCGAGATGCCGTGTTCCCGCAGGAGATTGATCGCCTTGCCGATCCCGTCGTCCTCGTCGAGCGTGACCGGATCTGCCGTGTAGATGTCCTCGACGGTGAGCGCGTCGAGGTTCTCGAGGACCGCCTCGAGGATGGCGTCGTCGGTGATGACGCCCCAGAGCTCGCCGTTTTCGAACACCGGCGCGACCTTGGCGTTGCTCTCGACGAGCACACGGGCGGTCTCCCGAACGTCTTCCTGGCGGTCGACCTTGGGTGCCGGCGCGTTCCGGCTGGGTTTGGTGAGTGCCGCAACCTTGGCGTCGTCCTCGACGTGAGACTGGAGCACCTCCCGTTCGCTGATGACGCCCTCGTACTCCCCGTCATTTGTGACGATGAACCCTTTCGGATTGCCGTCTTCGAACAGAGACCGGACCTTCCCCATTCGCGTCCCGACGTCGACTTCGATAAACTCCGTGGTGGCGATATCAGCGATATTCATCCTTCTACCGAGACGTACTGTCGCCGAGGTATTTAACGTACTGCCCCGTTTTGTCCGGGTGGCTTCAGCCGCGGGGTTTTTGTACGGGCCGTTGAAGCCCATCCGTAATGTACGACATCAGCGTCTTCGGTCGATACACCTACCTCGTCACGGAGCTCCTCTGGGGAGCCGTCGCCGCCGTGCTCCTTCGGCGAGCGAACGCCTGCCGGAAGGCGGCCGTCACCATCCTGGCACTGTATCCGATCGCCTACGTCTGGGACCGCTATACCCTCGCCGTCGGCGTTTTCGACATCAAGCTCCGAACGGGGATCGACGTCGCCGGCATCCCGCTCGAGGAACATCTCTTTATGGCGGTCGTTCCCGGCCTCGTCATCGGGATCCACGAGACGATCTTCGGCGACGCCAACGGGGCGGAAACGACGGCCTAACTATCACTTCGCCCACATCATCGTCTCACTGACTGTGAGCGGCCGCGACCGTCTTGTACCGCCAGCCCAAGAGACGACTGAATGGATCGTCGGCGGCCGGGAACGGTGAGTACGGACACGGACGAGAGTGACGACCGTGCACTGCTTCGGGGACTGGTCAACTTCCTCGCCGCCGTCGCCCTCGTCTGCTCGCTCGCGCTCGGTGCCGCGTTGTTCGCGCCGCAGTTGCTCGACGGCACCGGCCTCGGCCTCGAGGAGCCGCCGTCGCCCAGCGCAGAGCCGCCGCCGGCCGGCGATCGCGATCCCGCCGTGTCCGATCCGGACGACCCCGGGAACTCGAGCTACGAGACCGACGTGGAAGTGATCCGGTCCGCGACCGTCGAAGACTTCGTCCACGCCGAGGTCAACGAGCGACGGGCCGAACACGGCCTCGAACCCCTCCAGTGGGACGGGACGGTCGCGTCCGTCGCGCGCGCTCACAGCTCCGACATGGCCCGGCGGGATTACTTCGCCCACACGAACCCCGACGGTGAGGGGCCCTACGATCGGTTCAGCGACGTCGACAGCTACTGCCGGGGGTACGGCGAGAACATCGCCAAGACGTGGATCGGCCGGCCCGTCAGGCAACCCGGCGGCGACGGCACCGTCCGACACCGGACTGCCGAGGGCCTCGCGACCGGACTCGTCAACCAGTGGATGAACTCCACGCCACACCGGCGGGCGATCCTCGAGCGAGGGGAGACGCCCCAGTGGGATCGGGCCGGCGTCGGCGTCTACATCACCGAAGACGGCGCGGTCTACGCGGGCCAGAACTTCTGTCAGACGTGGTGAATCGGGGGTCGGCCGCGGCACCTTCGCGG
Proteins encoded in this window:
- a CDS encoding lycopene cyclase domain-containing protein; translated protein: MYDISVFGRYTYLVTELLWGAVAAVLLRRANACRKAAVTILALYPIAYVWDRYTLAVGVFDIKLRTGIDVAGIPLEEHLFMAVVPGLVIGIHETIFGDANGAETTA
- a CDS encoding CBS domain-containing protein codes for the protein MNIADIATTEFIEVDVGTRMGKVRSLFEDGNPKGFIVTNDGEYEGVISEREVLQSHVEDDAKVAALTKPSRNAPAPKVDRQEDVRETARVLVESNAKVAPVFENGELWGVITDDAILEAVLENLDALTVEDIYTADPVTLDEDDGIGKAINLLREHGISRLPVMNENGYLSGVVTTHDIADFVIRKSNSTTTGDRVGDSQRMLDVPVYDIMNSPVETITLEATAKEAVEAMLEQDFAGLMVTPDDDDRIVIGVITKTDVLRALTFTEEEHMDVQITNISMLDTISRESIVQGVEEVADKYADMQVMHAHVRFHEHNEKLRGTPLVQCQIRLRTNQGQVAGTGEGYGAENSFRVALDKLERNVLELKGVTSDEEYRGQLLRKLNEI
- a CDS encoding CAP domain-containing protein — encoded protein: MDRRRPGTVSTDTDESDDRALLRGLVNFLAAVALVCSLALGAALFAPQLLDGTGLGLEEPPSPSAEPPPAGDRDPAVSDPDDPGNSSYETDVEVIRSATVEDFVHAEVNERRAEHGLEPLQWDGTVASVARAHSSDMARRDYFAHTNPDGEGPYDRFSDVDSYCRGYGENIAKTWIGRPVRQPGGDGTVRHRTAEGLATGLVNQWMNSTPHRRAILERGETPQWDRAGVGVYITEDGAVYAGQNFCQTW